In Canis aureus isolate CA01 chromosome 25, VMU_Caureus_v.1.0, whole genome shotgun sequence, the genomic window ATTGATAGTCTGAGACCAATACaaaaacagataatttttaaacCAGAGTCAAAACTGGCTGAATGGGGAATGCATTGTCAGGGGGCAAGTGGGCAAAATTCCTCTTATTCTTGGAGAATCTTCATAGATTTGCACCTTGTGGGTACAGAGATTTTTGCCTCGGCTTAGAAGGTACTTTAAAACATATATCAAGGAGTTCTTAACGAGTGCCAACAATATATTCTAGGGCAATTAAGTCAGAATCCCTGGGGTTGGCTCACAGGCAtcaatatatattattaacacattaataattaacaataatgatgtgtgtatacacacacatcatATACCTAAAGTTCTGTAGATAAGAGATAAACTTGCAGTTCAGGCTAAAAGaccattatattaaaattaacttgtttgttgaaacaaacaaacaaaactaaaatatattttactgtaaCTTTTTTATGAGACAAAGGATTTTACCAAAGGCAgagttaatgaattaatgaaaaggagaacctccctcccactcccccacctctctgtttcttttcctaccatattttgttcttattatttttttcctctcagctGACAAAAGCTTATTCAGAATCAAATAGGCAGTAACTTCCTGAGAACGAAGCTCAAAAATCCAGAGTAATAGCTTAAATAGGTCTGATTTTGGTGCTTTCGTATGTGATTTTATAtcattctggaaaataatttccctttgaATCTATTTCTTCAAGAAATCTTAACTTTAAGATCCAAGCCAGTTGTCACTCTCCTTATAAACCACAGTGAACTATTGACTATAGATTTTGTAACACACTCTGAGTTGCAGTTCTGCTGTGGTCAAACATTCGTCACATTCAATAGTCATAGTTTATTTAATGCTGCTTTTTCTAATACTCTGTGAGATCCTTAATGTTGCTTCTTTTTATTACACTTACTTCATCTAAAATAGTATCCGAACTATTATGGATTTTATTGAATGGAATTAATGAATAACAGTTCTATTAAAGTGAAGAAACTTGGATCCAAATGGTATTTCCAGTTGAAAAGGAAAGTGCAAATAAGTGTAAAGAAATCTGTTTCATATTTGCCTGTTTGCATATTGGACTTTATTCTTCCAGATATCCTCACGAGTGGAAAACTGCTGTCAATGCCAGTGATGAGTGAGGACATTACTGTTTAATTTGAAAATCAGTAGCTTGTTGGAAGTTATGTTAAAGTTTTTCAATTAAATCTGTGAGACTAAATCTTTTTGTGTATACTTCAGACCTACAGCTGGAATAAAAGAGAAGGATCTTCCATGAAGATAAATGAGACAGTATCTGagcatttttaatataaaggTGAAAAGTATCAGACTGGATTTTATTCCACAACATTTTGACAGCCAGAAAACTAGTGAGACCTTGGACTAGCTTTCGGGATTCTTTCTACAGAAATGCCATCTAGAATTGAAAATGCTTTTCTGGTAGCAGCAGCAGGAGAACTCATAACTGGAATGTTGGGGAACGGTTTCATTGTACTAGTTAACTGCATTGACTTGGTGAAGAATCTAAAGCTCTCTACTGCTGACTGCATCCTCACCGGCCTGGCTCTTTCCAGAATCATTCTTCTTTGTATAATACTACTTGATTCACTTTTAATGGTGTTTTGGCAACATCTTTATGCCACTGATAAGCTAGCAAAATTCATTAGTGTTTTTTGGACACTAAGCAATCACCTAACTACCTGGATTGTTACCTGTCTAAAtgttttctacttctttaaaATAGCCAATTTTTCCCACCCCTGTTTCACCTGGCTGAGGTGGAGAATTAGCAGAGTGCTACTTGTGCTTCCACTGGGGTCTTTATTCTTACTGTTTTTCAACTTTGAATTATTAGATACATTTACGAATTTCTGGGTTAATCTCTatcaaagacatgaaagaaactcAACTTGGTCCCTAGATGTAAGTAAAACTCTGTATCTTAACAGCTtgattgttttcagtttcatcTACTTAATCCCCTTTCTTCTGTCCCTGGCCTCTTtgctccttttatttctttccttaatgAGACATATCAGGAATGTGCAACGGAACTCCAGCTCTAGCGACTTCAGAACAGAGGCCCATAAAAGGGCCATGAAAATGGtgatgtcttctctttttctttccatggtTAATTTTACTTCCATCCTATTAACAGGATGGTTTTCCCTTTTACTGCAGAATCATCAGGCCAATTTGGCTGTCCTGTTATTATCGACTCTTGTACCCTCAGGCCACTCATTTATTCTAATTTTGGGAAACAACAAGTTGAGACAAGCTGCGTTAGGTCTACTGTGGCATCTTAATTGCCACCTGAAAATGGTGAAGCCTTTCGCTTCCTAgacttttccagaattttctatATCCCAAGAGAATTAAATTAATGAAGAGACATTGAAGATCCATTTTAACCTTGGTTTTTCTCACTGGATTCTTTTACATACTATTAAACACCTAGACTTTCTCTAGAATGACCTATAAACTTAAAAAGCAAGCATTGTTCATTATAAAAATTGCTAGTAATAGAATATATTTGAGACAGTATCaatatcaatataaaatatataatacaatatgtattaattttacaTGTGCTGGCAAACATTTATTACATTCATATGTGAGAAAAGtgattttttagaaatgaaaatcccTTCCTAGTTGAGGTAGGTGGAATATTTGTACAATATTaagttagaaataaattaaagaatataaatgCCAGAAACATATAAtctcataaaaacagacataacttttatttttttattttttttcagtctttataaatttattaaggTTTGTTTTGTGGTTTAACA contains:
- the LOC144297223 gene encoding taste receptor type 2 member 42-like, with product MPSRIENAFLVAAAGELITGMLGNGFIVLVNCIDLVKNLKLSTADCILTGLALSRIILLCIILLDSLLMVFWQHLYATDKLAKFISVFWTLSNHLTTWIVTCLNVFYFFKIANFSHPCFTWLRWRISRVLLVLPLGSLFLLFFNFELLDTFTNFWVNLYQRHERNSTWSLDVSKTLYLNSLIVFSFIYLIPFLLSLASLLLLFLSLMRHIRNVQRNSSSSDFRTEAHKRAMKMVMSSLFLSMVNFTSILLTGWFSLLLQNHQANLAVLLLSTLVPSGHSFILILGNNKLRQAALGLLWHLNCHLKMVKPFAS